The Apium graveolens cultivar Ventura chromosome 3, ASM990537v1, whole genome shotgun sequence sequence tgaaatcatcaagttcacaatatattcccaACAATGGTCTAACATTAGCATCCAAAGAAAAAACTACCTTAAACCATAAGGCCTGGGAAGATCACCCCAAATTTCAGGATTGATTAAACATGGAGCACGAGGTACAAGAGCCAAGGTATGCAATCTACTCCACGCCCACAATTGTAATAAGATCAGACATCTAACATTTTCATCTTTATCTTTCTTATACGACTTGCATAATTCTCTATATAAGAATGCAAGAACAGCAGATCCCCAGGATAGTTTCGCACATGATTCAAGATCTGAAATCAGTGGGATGTATATGCAGTGAACCTGATCGCCGGAATGATTAGTGAATAAAACCCCACCAATGAGCTGTAATATGTAGGACTGTGTGTAACGTCTAAGCTGTAAATTAGAAGCATCATTGGGAAGTGAAGgaaacactatattcaaccaaTTGAACTTCAACCTACCACCAACTAGAGCTCTGCCTACTTTCCCTGCTCCACCAGTTCCATCTTCATTAAAAGGGAATACTTCAAAAACATGCTTAACATATTTCCCCCATCCACCATCAACTACAGTAAAGCTAGTAACAGCAGGACCATCAATCTTTAAACCAAGGAGTACACTCACATCCTGTAATGATATCATACATTAACCGACAGGAAAATCAAAAGTATGTGTTTCTGGACGTCACCTCTCTA is a genomic window containing:
- the LOC141714639 gene encoding serine/threonine-protein phosphatase 7 long form homolog; protein product: MHPQPKDTSILHLQQDHRSSIVWDVGGSDSQRSRHRNPNNVKFPSLHSRMIPILQDLSFDDDVSVLLGLKIDGPAVTSFTVVDGGWGKYVKHVFEVFPFNEDGTGGAGKVGRALVGGRLKFNWLNIVFPSLPNDASNLQLRRYTQSYILQLIGGVLFTNHSGDQVHCIYIPLISDLESCAKLSWGSAVLAFLYRELCKSYKKDKDENVRCLILLQLWAWSRLHTLALVPRAPCLINPEIWGDLPRPYGLR